Proteins from one Cryptomeria japonica chromosome 4, Sugi_1.0, whole genome shotgun sequence genomic window:
- the LOC131036180 gene encoding potassium transporter 26-like, which produces MDGPESQYADEVDNDRKVEMSEVIVDISGERPKRELVPERTISESYLIRRPMKKDVGKWGTLWLAYETLGVIYGDVGTSPLYTFAAIDIENPGEVDFLGYLSIIYWSVTLISLVKYILIVIRADDHGEGGTFALYSLLCQHVNMGQNAGKQFQQFPSDSNLTHFGKRNNLSNINRNTKELLEKSAVAQRILLIFVMVGTCMVIGDGALTPAISVLSAVQGIQSENSTLTNGAVVGVSAAILLLLFLLQRFGTGKVSFLFSPIAIVWFVTNAIIGVYNIIKYYPGVFKAVNPYYIGRFFQKNGKHGWVLLGGTVFAITGSEAMFADLGHFNKSSIQIAFSFLVYPALMLTYSGQAAYLIKNTEDVKRTFYKSIPKSVYWPMFVVATLAAIVASQALITATFSIIKQSMALGCFPRVKIIQTSKNKEGRIYSPEINYIIMFLCLAVLLGFRSGASIGNAYGVAVMTVMLITTCLVTVVMLVIWNLHISLILPFFTVFFLIEGIYLSSVLNKVPDGGWVPFLISGLFLIIMFSWNYGRNKKYTYAMEKKLSPREMDEMVANVGYRVPGVSILCSDLLYGLPPIFRHYVNTAGSLHEILIFLTIRMVPVKSVLLEERYQVRQLGPKGVYRCLAQYGYMDNPNLEGDEFMNQVIENIIDYIKTSTREGQEHSMNGSGVTHNEGRTLMAENNFSANDEVQQLESALKVGAVFVVGKTTLKTSKKTGAFERFMIDNLYDLLQKNCRSALSTLHVPPARLLQVGMVYEI; this is translated from the exons ATGGACGGTCCAGAGTCCCAGTACGCTGATGAAGTTGATAATGATCGTAAAGTAGAGATGTCAGAAGTGATAGTAGACATTAGTGGTGAACGGCCAAAGAGAGAACTTGTGCCGGAGAGAACAATTTCAGAGTCGTATTTGATTCGGCGTCCCATGAAAAAG GATGTTGGAAAGTGGGGGACCTTGTGGCTAGCTTATGAAACGCTTGGAGTTATTTATGGAGACGTTGGGACTTCGCCCCTCTACACCTTCGCTGCTATTGATATTGAAAATCCAGGGGAAGTGGATTTTTTGGGATATCTGAGCATCATATACTGGTCAGTAACACTCATCAGCCTCGTCAAGTATATCTTGATTGTTATCAGAGCAGATGACCATGGAGAAG GAGGAACATTCGCTCTATATTCATTGCTATGTCAGCATGTCAATATGGGGCAAAATGCTGGCAAGCAATTCCAACAGTTTCCTTCAGATTCTAATTTGACCCATTTTGGAAAACGAAATAATCTGAGTAATATTAACAGAAATACAAAGGAACTACTTGAGAAGAGTGCAGTGGCACAGAGAATTCTGCTTATTTTTGTGATGGTTGGCACCTGCATGGTGATTGGCGATGGAGCGCTCACTCCTGCAATTTCAG TGTTGTCTGCTGTCCAAGGAATTCAATCAGAGAACTCTACACTGACAAATG GTGCTGTTGTGGGTGTTTCAGCTGCAATTCTCTTACTACTCTTTCTTCTTCAAAGATTTGGTACTGGTAAAGTGAGTTTTCTATTCTCCCCCATAGCAATTGTCTGGTTCGTTACCAATGCCATTATTGGCGTATATAATATTATCAAATACTACCCGGGAGTATTCAAGGCAGTCAATCCTTACTACATAGGCCGTTTCTTTCAAAAGAATGGAAAACATGGGTGGGTGTTGCTTGGAGGCACAGTCTTCGCTATAACGG GTTCTGAGGCTATGTTTGCTGACTTGGGCCACTTCAATAAGTCTTCTATCCAG ATTGCTTTCTCTTTTCTAGTGTACCCTGCCCTGATGCTGACATACTCTGGGCAAGCAGCTTATTTGATAAAAAATACAGAGGATGTAAAGCGTACATTCTACAAGTCAATACCAAAAAGTGTGTATTGGCCAATGTTTGTTGTTGCCACTTTAGCGGCCATAGTTGCCAGTCAAGCATTGATTACGGCAACCTTCTCAATTATAAAGCAATCTATGGCTCTAGGTTGCTTCCCCCGGGTGAAGATTATTCAAACATCAAAAAACAAGGAGGGCCGGATCTACTCTCCAGAGATAAACTACATAATAATGTTTCTCTGCCTTGCAGTACTCTTAGGTTTCCGAAGTGGTGCATCAATTGGAAATGCCTATG GTGTGGCTGTGATGACTGTGATGCTTATTACAACATGCTTGGTGACCGTGGTCATGCTAGTAATTTGGAACTTACATATATCACTTATACTACCCTTCTTTACAGTCTTTTTTCTGATAGAAGGCATTTATCTGTCATCTGTATTGAATAAGGTACCCGATGGTGGTTGGGTTCCCTTTCTAATTTCGGGGCTCTTTCTGATCATAATGTTTTCATGGAACTATGGGCGGAATAAGAAGTATACATATGCAATGGAGAAAAAATTAAGTCCACGAGAAATGGATGAAATGGTTGCCAATGTGGGTTATAGAGTTCCAGGAGTGTCTATCTTGTGCAGtgaccttctctatggtttgccaCCAATTTTCAGGCACTATGTGAATACTGCGGGTTCTCTTCATGAAATTCTTATTTTTCTTACAATAAGAATGGTTCCAGTCAAGAGTGTCTTGTTAGAAGAGAGATACCAGGTTCGTCAACTTGGGCCAAAGGGTGTATACAGATGCTTAGCTCAATATGGTTATATGGATAATCCCAACTTGGAAGGAGATGAATTTATGAACCAGGTTATTGAAAACATAATAGATTACATTAAGACCTCTACCAGAGAAGGCCAGGAACATAGCATGAACGGTTCAGGTGTTACCCACAATGAGGGAAGAACTTTAATGGCAGAAAATAACTTCTCTGCAAATGACGAAGTGCAGCAGCTTGAATCAGCACTAAAGGTGGGGGCGGTATTTGTTGTAGGCAAAACTACACTAAAAACCAGTAAGAAGACGGGTGCTTTTGAGAGATTCATGATTGATAATCTCTATGATCTTCTTCAAAAGAATTGTAGGTCAGCTTTGTCCACCTTGCACGTACCACCTGCACGACTCCTTCAAGTTGGAATGGTGTATGAAATCTAA